GATCAACCAGTCTGCTGATCTTTGATCTGAGTTATCTTATAACATTGGTTatccatgaaaaaaaaaagtaaaaaggaaactaaagttTGCAACAGTAGAATAAGCATAGGAATTGCTATAGTTTTACAGAAGAGTTAATTAAGTATCCTCAAGATAGTCTGTTACATCCCAAGAGAATATGCATACACATAATGCACCCTCAATAGTCAATATACAAAAAGAGAGCATGAAAGGAAAACGTAAAACAGATACTTCAATGGATTTAATAGAGAAACAACTGACTTACAGTTTGATAAGCTTACAGAAGCAGGGCAGTGCAAGGCTATTGAATAGCTTCTGCTCCTGACGTTGTCTTTCTCCTCTGACACCATGTCGTCTGCCTTCTCAATTTCACCAAAGCTATCCTTAACATTTAAATTCTCGTTCTCCTTTGGATGAGTCATTTCAGAATCTTCTTCTTGCACATTAGAGTTTTCCACTCCTCCCTCTGGTTTCTCACCTTCATCTGTATCTTTCTTTGACCCTGAAGATTTAGTTCGACCTCGTTTCTTGAGTGGCTCTTTATCTGGTAAAGGGAGTTGACTTAGTCTTCTCACTGATCCTTGCAGATCTCCTCCTAGGTATTCCCACTAGTGGTCCAATCAAACTCTGCGATCGCAGGGCTTCCAGGGTGTGACTTGAGGTACTGCTCCAGCTGCTTTCTATTACTGAACTCCTCACCCGTTGGAGAAACAAACACAATCTCTGTTTTTTTCGCTTTGTTGGGGAAAAACtgcaaaaagagaaaaagaagtaAAACCTTTTGACTTCACTAGCAAGTTAGAAGGATGTTCGAGAGTAAATTGCTAAAGACGACCCCATAATGTGGCTTTAAACAGGCATTACAAGAAACGTCTTAACATCCATCAGAACAGAGAAGAAAAAGTAgatgaaacaaatgaaaaatgtgtgtgtgtgtttttttaatgtcaCGTCTAATAGCATTTAAATTCACCCAATCAATATCTATACTAACAATTCTCTACCAATAGCTACCTTCTTGTTCAGGCCTTTAAAGGGCATAGAAGAGTaaagacaaagaaaaattaCTTGTTTCGTACGTAAGTACATGATATTGGTAAATTGCATTTCACATTATACATCCTCAAATTCTAGGGCCTTTGCGATGAGAATTCGAAGAATGAAAGGAAACTTGTTATTGTTGATACTCTCAACGCACGATATTCTCGACGAGATAAAAGAAAGCTAGAGTACTCCTTGCAAAATAGATTGTATCTTTACAAAGAAGAAAGCTCAATATATAAACTACGTAACTAGATCATAACCTTAAAACGATTCATAATTAtccaacataaataaaataaagaaaaggaaaacaaagcTCTTAACTCGGCTAACGccttagagcaccattaacctTAGCACCCCTAATGGGGTTcttaatcactttttttttgtaataaatggATGTTAAGTACTTAATTTAAGAAACCTCTAAATTGTTGTCCTCCAATGCAAACATCTTATTtaggggttcttaaaaaaaattaaacattgaaACACAAAACATTTCAAGCACACTCTGCAAAAGTTCATAAGAATACAAGTAAGACCATCGTAGTCATGACAAGAGACATGAATCATAAAGAGTAGAAGTATTTCAAGACACAAAACATTAAGATAAGAAGTGGATACCTTGAACAAGACCAATAATAGCAAAAGCTCCTAGTACCAGCAACAATAACGGCTTGAACAAGACCAATCCTGAGCTTGAACAAGACCAAGCAACAATAACGGCTTGAACAAGACCAAGTTGATCAGTCTCTCGATGTAAAAGTCTCAGCAGCCCATAGGAAGTCATACCTCCACTGCACTGTATTGTGTAATTACTGCTTCATAAAAGTTGTTGTCCTCAGACCATTTCGTCCACACTTTTCTTCTAATAAGAGCTTCGGCAGGTTCATTACCTGATAATGTACCAGACACTAGATGGTTGTTGAATGACCTACTGCAAGAGAATAAACGACCACAATAATTAGGTAGAGAGTGTTAATTTAAAAACTTGATCCCTATCACATTTGTGTTTCAAACAAAATCATGCCTCTGCACTGGATCACACCCACCTCCTCTATATCGACTGTTTTCTCTgctaaaaacaaacaaaaaggggATGAACGCTCCAGTTTTCAAAATATGAGATCTAACGATCTTACAACCTCTACCAAAGTCATGCTTACCTTTATGAAGCATTGATGCAGCTGTAGAGCGTTCAAAGGAGGTCAATCAACTTCATTGAGTTCCGAGATTCCCTACAAGTACAAATTTACACATCATGTACAAAGGAGAACCTGCGTACACAAACAGATGCATGTCAAAAAGACATTCAGTTTAACCAGACGCTGACAATGTGCGATCTAAAATCAACAAACTTTCCAATGATTTTGGTCCCAGAAACCCAATGCCCCCACATGCTCGTGGTGATCTCCCCAATACGTTATCCGATGCTCCCAACCTTGGCAATTTCAGGTTTTGAGTAGGATGCTCAGCATCAGATGCACCATCTAACTGAACAAAATCAGAGAACTAGAAATCATGGATCAATAAGCCTAAGCCCCATCAGAtactttcttttcttctatcCACTGAGTTTCCTACAAAATTGAGGCAATTCAGCTCTGAGATACCAGAAATAAATACCAAACTGCATTACAATGAAGGAGGAAAATACACAAACAGTTGCGAAGTAAAAAAGCTTGAGGAACATTAACTATTACTACACTTTTCAAAttcaagaagagagaaagaggacAAACCATATGCGATACGAAATCCGGAAGCAAAAGTGCTTCACTGATCTTCCTATCCCGGAAAAGTCCCTTGACAAGACTACAGAATGTTTGCATATCCGGACTGACACCTTTCTTCGTCATCTCCGAGAACAACCGAAAAGCGAACATATTATACGTGCTACCGTAGCTAACCAACGTGGCAGACTGGTAGAGTAAAGGTACATATAAAAGAGGAAATGTATGTATATTGATAGTAAGCTCGATAAGTACAACAATGAAGATCTCTATCACCTGAGAATCTCAACTACTCTATCACCTGAGTAGACTCAGCTCATCGCTAAGAATCATCAATGTACTTAATCGATAAAGATCTAACAACCATGTCAATGACTATTTATACTCCTTTGTTTGTTCTTCAAGTCTGTAACCGTAAACCTTCTGCTTCCACTAGAGTCTTTTAATCCACTTCTTTCCCTTTCTTCCTCTTGTAAGTATATTTGAACCTATCAGAGACAAAGTTGCAACCTCTTCAAGAAGCGTAAGAGCCATCTCCAACCTCTTAGCTTTAATAAGATTATCAATCAGAAGCCTATATACAGAAACAAACGGGGCAGCATCATCCTTCGCTGTTGATCCATGATAACGAATTGAATCCACAAAGCTAGGGTTTATGCAGTGACGAGAAAAGAGGATCCGGCGACGAGAGAGGTAGGAGAGCCCGAAGGCAGTCAGAGACAGCCTGAAACGAGGTCCGAGCAGGTCGTGACACAACTCCGTCGGAGGTCTCCGGCTTCGAGACGTGTGATCGAGAAAAGAGAGAGCGGCATCGGACGATTTCgtcgagagagagaaagaacgGTGATTGTTTGACACGTGTTACATAAGCAACGCTTCTTGTGAAGCTTAATTAAGACCAACCGCAACGGAGGTCCCTCACGGGTCCGTGGCCCAAATCCTTAGcttttttacaattaaaaaattgtgAATTGGGCTCAGCTTTAGACGGATCCGTACGGATCAGTCCGTAAATAAGGCTTCGAAGGATCAAGTCCTTACTGCACGTGGCGTCTGATGGTTGGCCCGGCGATATGTTGTGTTGGGTTAtgtcgagaaaaaaaaacattcgcgACCgaatgttagaaaaaaaaatcagagctCTCGACGAAAGGCGATTTCTCTCCATCTTCGATTTCTCTCCATCGTCGATCTTCAAAGGTAAATAAACTAATTATGTGGTAGATTTAAGGATATGTTAGCTTCCATGTTGTTCTCGTCTCCCTCTATGCTTCGTATTTcaatcgatttggggatttcTTCCATTTATGGTTTCAAAAATTTTGGGGTTTtgaaattgttatcaaatcgtTTTCAAATCGTTTTCAATTGGGGATCTTTTGGTTTGTAGTTAGGGTTTCAATCGATTTAGTTAGCTGGAAAACTCATCACTTGTTTTCGGTTTCAATTTGGTTTTCGTTTTCGGTTTCAATCGATGTAGTTAGggtttcaattcgtttttgGTTTCAAAACGTATCTGTATGGTTTCCTGTGGCTTATATTTTTCTAGTTTCAAAACGTATTTGTACGGTTTTCTGTTAGCTTAATGTGTAGCTAGTAAACTGTTTAGTTGATCATATATCTAAGTTAATGTGTTCTTAAACTCCCTAGTGAATGTGTTCTTAACATAGTTTCTGGTTTTTTGTGCAGGCCAACGAACATGGGACAAGACTATAGCTACACGCAGCCTTCATCAGAGGAATTCGACATCAACTCTTTACTTGAAGCAGAAGCTGCTCTCTACTGGGATGAAGCTCAGAGTAGCTACATAATTGTAGAGGCGGATCAGTACCCACCAGAACCTGAGGCTGATGAAGGAATACCGAGGACATGCTATTGCGGTAGTGAGGTTGTTGTTGAAACCTCGTACACTCGTAAAGATCCAGGAAGGAGGTACTTCTCCTGCAACAACGTTGACGATGGAGACTCCCACATCTGGAAATGGTGGGATGTGGCGATTCAAGAAGAGCTTCGTGAAACGCAGACACAACTTAGGATGGTCAAGGATCAATTCTTTGAGAGTGACCAGAAGGTGGCTAAGCTTGACAAGATCGTGGGTGTGTTAACTAAGAAGACAACAGTGATTAGCTATGGTTTGGCAAAGGGAGTTAGTGTACTGGTGTTGGTGATACTGGTCATCGTTATGGGCTGGTAAGTTTCGTACcttatttagataattaatttgatttaaaatttgaaattttaactgTTTTATCTTATGTCATTCAAGGAAGAGCTTCGGAGGTTTTAAACATCAGAAGGGGTTGGCAGGTAACTTGTTTCACGCTTACTTACTAGTttcagtaataaaaaaaaacttatctcTTCAtgctttaattgtttttaatgctAGATTTGATAGAATCGTACTTGTTAGGTTTAAGTGTAGCTAGTGTAGAACTTATTAGTATGATTAGAGTGGTGGTAAATGCTTGTTTGCTTTCTATCTGCCTAACAACTCCGAAACTAAATGCGAACTTACTTTCTATTGGTTACTTAAGGGTTTGTGTTGCTAATAGAGTAACAGAAACCTATAATCTAAACATGAGTACCACAACTGGCTTTGTTAATCTAATGTATAGTCAATCTTCAGTTGATCTTAAGTCACCCGAACCAGCTTGGTTCGGGTCCCAAGGTCCTGATGAGTTTGTTTTCCACCCTGGTGTCGAGTCTTTTTTCCAACCTGGTGTCCAGTCTGCTGTGCAGCCTACTGTCGAGTCTGCTAACAAAGAGAGGAGGAAATGGTCTCCAAATGAGGATAAAATCCTCATTGGTGCTTGGCTTAACACCAGCAAAGACCCCGTTGTCAGCTGTGACCAGAAAGCTGAACATTTCTGGAAGAGAATTGTTGACTACTACAACGCAAGCCCTCAACTGGTTGGGACAGTACCTAGAGAGCTTGGTCCAGCGAAGCAGCAGTGGGCTAGGATTAACGAGCAGGTCTGTAAGTTCGTTGGATGCTATGAGGCGGCGTTGAGGGGGCAGAGAAGTGGTCAGAATGAAGACGATGTGATGAAAGCTGCCCTCGAATCATTCTTCAACATTTATGAGCACAAGTTCAGCCTCGAACATGCGTGGAGGGAGATGAGGCATGACCAGAAATGGTGCACCACCTATATGGTTAAAGATGGTGGGAAGGAGAAGCGCAAACCAGTGGTGGACGTTGATACAGAAGATGATGTTGCCGAACCTGAAAGCAGACCAGTTGGTGTGAAAGCTGCTAAAGCAGCTGgtaagaggaagaagagtggCAAGGAAGAAGAGATGTCACAGCTTCAGTCCATCATGGAAATGAAAGAAAAGCTCTCTAAACAAAAGATTCTAGAACGTTTACTTGCCAAAAAAGATCCTCTCTCCGAGATGGAAGAATCTCTTAAACTGAAACTCATGACTGAGATGTTATGATGATATTTAAGGTATTAGGTTAGTTACATGTAGTTACATGTAGTTAGATGTAGTTTCTATTTGTATCACATGTCgtattactttatttatttgctaactcttgtcttttgttttctttcaggTGTAGCTGTTCGACATGTGAACCTAGTCACGGGTTCTGAAAGTGTTTTGTCGGTTGGCTGAAGTGAATCCAAGTTACGGGTAGTTCTAAGAAATGTACTCTAAGTTTCCGTTCTATTATGTCTTTAGGTAGCTATCTCTTTTGCTTAGTTTCCACCAGTCGGAGTTGTAATCTCTTTTGCTGTAACTCGGAAGTTGCGGATGCTCTTATTATCTCCAGCAACTTGTAATCAACTACTACTGCTTCTCTAAATTCGGTAACTTGTAATGAAATCCTCATGCTTCTCTTATATGCAACTCTTTTTAATCAACAAGTACTGCTTTCCTTATATGCTTGTAGTTGATCAAGGTTGTAGTTGATAATGCTTGTAGCTGATCATACATATAAACTCGGTAACTTGTAATGAACCACTCATGCTTCTCTTAGTTACATGTAGTTGATCTTGCTTGTAGTTGAACTTATAGCTGATCATACATATAAATCAACTAGGCGTAGGTCAAGTAGTTGGTCATTCTTGTATCACACTGATAAATCAACAAGTATCACACTTATAAATGTATCACCAACCCAAATCAACTTGtaacttataaataaattagtgtGTTAAACTTATAGTTTTAAAACTTGTATCACACTTATAAAACTTATAGAaaccatattaaaaaataaaagttatacttaaaaaaaaaagttatacacatttttataggaaaattaaAACTTATACCTTCTTTGAACTTATAgctttaaaaaaagttatactaaatttaacttatatatttaaaaaaaaaaaaattatactttatAGGAAAATGTCGACATCTTCATCTGACGAAGTTTTCGAAGAAATATTTGACGAAGTTTTCGAAGAAATCTTCGAAGATACATTCACCAACATAGTCGAGGCCCAAACCAGTAACCAAAGGAGCCGTGCTTATATTGAACGAAACCGTGAAGGAGGACAAGACCGCTTATGGAATGACTACTTCAGCGAAGATGCGACATTCTCGTCACAAATATTCAGACGCCGCTTTCGCATGAATAAGGATTTATTCTTGCGTATTGTCTATGGGCTATCCGAGAACTTTCCATTCTTTCAGCACAGAAGAGATGCAACCGGGAGGTTCGGTCTTTCTGCACTACAAAAATGTACGGCAGCAATTCGTATGCTTGCTTACGGTTCTGCGGCTGACACggttgacgaatatctccgacttggtgagacCACTGCACTTTCCTGTTTACATAATTTCACTAACGGAATAATACAGTTATTCGGAAATGACTATCTACGACGACCCACACCggaggatcttcaacgactactcgatattggagaaAAACGAGGGTTTCCTGGGATGGTCGGGAGcattgattgtatgcattgggagtggaaaaattgtccgaccgcttggaaaggacaatACGCACGAGGATCAGGAaaaccgacaattgtcttagaggcTGTTGCTTcgcaagatctttggatatgacacgctttttttggtcctccaggtaccttaaatgatatcaatgtcctCGATCGGTCTCCTGTGTTTGATGACATTTTTGAAGGTCGAGCTCCCTGGGTAAGGTACATGGTCAACGGACACAGGTATAAGTTGGCATACTATCTAACAgacggtatatatccaaaatggtcaacatttatccaatctatcaaaCTCCCTCAATCTCCAAAACAAGAGTTATTTGCTAAAGCTCAAGAAGCAGcccgaaaagatgtggagcgggcttttggagtattgcaagctTGATTTGCGATTGTCAAAAACCCGGTTCGTACATTGAACAAAGAAAAGatagggaagattatgagagcatgtatcatactacacaatatgatagttgaaAATGAACGAGATCGATACATGCGGTACGATATATCTGAATTTGAAGAAAGACACGTCACCAGAAGTTCACAGGTGGAAACGAACATGCCTACAAATCTGAATAATATGTTTCCCAATCGTAATGATCTTCAGGAAGAGCATATTCATGAACGgttgaaaaatgatttaatcgaaaatatttggaataaatttggtgatgaagattaataattagtgtttcttgatttctttatatttatcattgtatctttttttgtatcatgcaattaataaaatttaaatttcaatttataaaaaaatactataatattCTTAAGGATTAATTTTGTGAGATTGTTTTGTGGgaaattgtttcttttatttcagGACGAACCGGGGCaatgtcttctttctcatttgACTACTGTTTTTTAGCTGAGGTCACTGCTTCTAATCTAAAAGAAGACAAACTTGTGAGTCAATTTAGttagtaaaataaatagtttaatctATTATGTGTCTTTACATTATTTGTTTGTAGTATCTTCCTGTGGGAGCTACGAGTTCTACTGCTTTGCACAAACAATGCAAAGAGACGATACTGGTGAACAAAGAGGGAAATTCATGGAATGTGAGTTTGCAATTTAGCGAATCAGCCGGCAAGTATTACATCACAAGAGGCTGGAGAAAGTTCTGTCTCGATAACAGATGCGAGATAGGAGACTTATTTGCGTTCAATGTGGTTGGATATGGGAAAACTACTCCATTGATGTGTGTATGTCCGGAAAGAAAAGAGTGCTCTGAAATACTGAGCAAATACTTGAGCAGAACGAGTGGCGAGTCTTCATTAGGTGGTCATTTATGATCATGTTGGATTTTAATATTCAATCATCTTATAAACTCTTATGTGtaatctttatatttaatcatgtttttatttaggaatttttctatctttatgtttaattattgtttttattttaattgttatatttatatgtttaattattattttttaagtttatttctAGTATTTTATATTAAGTTATTCTATTTAAtcattcaatatataaaaattatatttcactaaacaaaaaaaaataatatttttttattcctaaGGATTCCAACTTCGGATTCACCATTGTACACAAATTTTTCACATGAGTccttaactattaaaaaaaaaagataatttattcCTAAGGACTCCACAATGGGTATCACCATTGTGGATGCTCTAAGCAGCCTTCttatttaattacataattttcttttttttttaacctaaaAACACTAAGCAACCGGGTTAAGTGTCAGCGTTGTTGATGCTCTTAGAGCACCTTCTTAAGAGGTGGACCCCACATTTTTCTTAAAACTcaaatcttcttcctcttttgcaAGAGGTTTTGCGGATTCCATTGACACGTGGGAGTCCGCGATtggttagtttttaatttttttttttaaatcgaaaaaaaaaacctaagaaCCGACGCCCCCTAGCGTTAATCATGTTTAATAGGAAGTTCTTAGGGTGGAGTTTTTAACAGAATATAAgaatccgtctcttaacttttaactaaaaaaactaagatttaAGAGCcgattcttaacttttttagttaaaagttaagagacagattcttatattccgttaagaaccTCACCCTAAGAACCTCATTGAACATGATATTAACGGCCTATACGGCCCAAGCTACCAATAATCCGCTACATCAGGCTTTGATTCTTTAATTAAGCCAAAAAAATTAGTAGAGGAAACAAACCAATTTCTTCCATGAAGAAGGTGCTGGTAGCTCCACAGATACAATTTCATCTTCTGTAcccattttgttgttgttgcaatCCCTTAAAAACAGAGGCAAaagaaaattcagaaaaaaaaatgccaccaaaaaaaaagatttaacaatTTCACAAAGCTACTCTTGTCGAATTTAGCAACAGATAACCTAGGAGGAGGGTTCGATtcgtcagaaaaaaaaaaaatagttaccaCGGAGATGAAAGCAAGACGGCTGAAAAATTTAGGGATGTTGTTAGTTGTAGGCTCTGCTTGTTTGTCTCTGTATTGACATGTATGGCTTTCGTAGGACTTCTCGGACGTACCAAACCAAAGATGCATGATCAAGTCACATTTGCTTTCTTCTATCTTCTAATGGTAACGACACGTTAAAGTCCTTACAAAATGGTGGTGATACTACTTTATATCATCACTTGGTGGTGGTCATGAAATGCACGTGCCAAAATACCCCAAAGACcttaacatatatatactagatttgGACTCCGAGAAAAAATCGTTAGGGTTTACAATTTCAGGCCCATAAATACCCATCTTGATGGCCCATGTCTATTTTACTCATGCTTAACCGTTCTATATAGTTCAATACAGGCTATACAGCAGTTTTGGTAGAGTCTATAGCCAATAAACAAACACTGGTGGTTTGttcatataaaactaaataCAGAAATAAACAAGGGCATTTCAGTTAACTCTCAAAGACCACACCATCACTTGAATTGATGCAAAACCATCTGGTgagaaattaatcaaattattatCATGTACATTATAGAGCAGCGAAAAATGGATGAAAACTATGAAACCAAAAGAGAATCATCTTACCATATTATAATGTATATTGTTGAATCCTATCATCTGAACAGGGGCGTTCTTGAACAGAGCACAATAAAACCTAGGCTTTGGCCCCATTTTTCAAAGGCCcccatttgaaaaaaaaaattatgcagttaatgtttttttatcacAATATACAGTTACATACAAGGGAATGTGCAAatgaaaaacagaaaaagataactacaacacaaaattaaaatgggacctacaattaatattaaaaataaaattattcttttAACTTTTTTCATTGACTCTTTATCTCTGGCTCTCCTCCTCTTTTCCCATTActcttaacctttttttttgaaaaaaaaaaaattctcctaTGCGTTTTTTATGTTCTACAATAATGCGTAGGCCCCCATTTTTTTCTTGCCTATGGTCTCACGTATTACAGGGACGCCCCTGCATCTGAATGACTGATCTACAAGAAATATGCTTTACTTGGGGAGAATTTCTACAGGTGATTTTGATCTCTCGAGACCATAAATATACAGTTTGTGGAatattaatgatgatgatgatgagcaaTCACACCAGAGTTTGGGAAATTACTTGAAACGAGAACCCTTCTTCCCTTTGCCTTTACCCATCCCATCGACCACTGTAACCCAGAAGAAGAGAGACATCCAAATCAGTACTGCCAGGAAGATCTTTACGCGGTCTTCAATCCTTGTCACAGCTCCCACAACACCTATCCATATTATGTTCAAACatgattaaagaaaaaaaagagatttcattttatttttgttttctatttccaTTAAAGTTTTATATGCTGCTAAAGGATCACCAAAAAGCTATTCAACATTAACATATATGTACTAGTTGCAAAACAAACACACATATCTATTCAACACACATAAGGACTAGTTTCTGAACAAACAAACATGATAAAATCATGAAACAAGCCAATAGCAAGTAACAATCACAAAGACAATATAGCTAAAGTAAACCCACATAAGAGCATCAAACCATCCAAAGTACTGAATCtcccgacaaaaaaaaaacaactttttaaGTAACAATTGGATGCAAAGAAAGTCTAAGGAAACTAATTCAAAGGCAGCGTTAAATGGGAAACAAGAGTTGAACCTTCGAGCTGAGTGGTGTTCTCAGGCGGAGGCGGATCAGGACTCGGAGAAGATGGAGGACCACCAACGACGGCGAGACGGCGTAAGCGGCGAGGAGTCACTAGAGAGAAGATATTTTGACGGCGGATGTGAAACCGTTGGGAGAACGGAGGGAGAACTGAGTGGTGGTGGTAGAGGTTAGAGCTTCTGGTCGTGTTGAACAAAGCCGTCGCCATATTTTCCTCAGCGATAAATTTTGAcctgattttcttttctttttacgatatttataaatagtaataattatCAGACAATTAGTGAAAATTCAAATAAAGTATTCTTATTAGATGCaaacaaaatattcttttagCAAATAGTATAATATTAATCAGATAATTAAGAATGAAAccacaagattttttttaataataagtcTTTCATGGATAGTATAattcttcaattatttttaacaaataaaagtatatcaactcaaatttaataatattaatttacgTCTATAAatcaaatgttaataaaacaCTAACACAAACGATGTTGTGTTGTTATAATTATAGAAAGGCTCAATTCGGTGAATATACAAATTATAGGAGAAATTTGCGGAAGTgtgcattttttttattaatttgcgAACATGGAGATTGAAGATCGCACATTGACATTTATGTCATCGACAGCAATCAGATAGACCTACTAGCTCGACTTGGAATCGACAAATTATCAGGTTATGAATTGTCTTATTGTTTGATTGATGAAAAGTTGAAAAGGACGTGAACagattgaaaaagaaaataacttaAGTACATATGTATTCTCTACTCCTCCACGAATGAAACCGGTTagctaaataataatttaaaaaggaATTGATCGACGAAACCAAGCCACATTCTTCTCTTCCATGTCCTTGTTCGCAAATTCCGTCGCCGGTTTCTTCTTCTGCCATCAACTGAAACCAGAGCCATGGTCGTCGTCTCACGACAGGACCACTTCCGCGAACCACCACAAACTTTGTCTTCGTTCTCGGCTCTGTGCCGGCTTCTCCGCCACGACATGACTACTTCCGCATTCCTCTGTGACGTCTCTGTCTTCCTCGTCGTGTTCATCGAGATCCTCAGCCGCGACAATCGCTCATAACCACCGTGATTCAAGCTTTTCCAAAGACCAATCCTAGGGCTTCATTCTTCGTCATGTCTTGCTCCTTCGAGGCCGGCTTCACCGGATTCAGGCTTTGCCGTCGGGATCGAAGTGAAGAGGAGTTCCAATGGTGATTTCTCACTTTTGCAAAAAAGGTCCCTGAACTTCTGTTTTTTACAAAGAGACTCACACTTTCAGTATGTACAGAAATATCATATTGATTAAGCCCCAGACATTTCAATCTTACAATTTAGTCCAAGCA
This region of Brassica napus cultivar Da-Ae chromosome C5, Da-Ae, whole genome shotgun sequence genomic DNA includes:
- the LOC106399560 gene encoding uncharacterized protein LOC106399560; amino-acid sequence: MATALFNTTRSSNLYHHHSVLPPFSQRFHIRRQNIFSLVTPRRLRRLAVVGGPPSSPSPDPPPPENTTQLEGVVGAVTRIEDRVKIFLAVLIWMSLFFWVTVVDGMGKGKGKKGSRFK